The genomic stretch AGCCAAGGTTCGTGGGCATTTTCAGCCAGAAGCCAGTCTGTGGCAAGTCTTGGCTTGTTTCCCTAATCCCTTATCCATCCCATCGGAAATCGGGTGTTTATCTGCTGTTGAATCAGCATTGCGTTGCACTTATTTGTAAAAGCAGAGCAACCAAAACTTTTCCCAGATCAACCTTCAATCCTAACCCCCCAAAATGGGCAAGGAAACGTAAAACAAGtaagtcctggtggctcagcagtaaagcatccacctgcaatgcagaagacgtgggttcgatccttgggtcgggaagatcccctggaaaagggaatggcaatccactcccgtattcttggaaatcccacggacagaggaacccgtgggctatagtccatggggttgcagcgAGTTGGATACAGCTAACAGGCAGATCAAATCTTACTGCTGCCTCCGCCTCTCCCTCAGGCCATCTCCATCCGGACTTCAAGTCAGAACAACCAATCAAAACCCAAGCCCCTCAGCCTTGCTGACCAATTGACATGGAGGCCCTCAAACCCCCTGTGCCAACTCTTAAGAGTGAATCAAAACTCCATAACTCTAACCCAGTGGGCACCCAGACTATTCAGTCAGTCTCCAGACCCAACCCAGGCCTTCTATCCAATTAGAATCCACACCCCTCAGTCCTAAGGACCAATAGGCATCAACTCTTCATCAGTCTTGCTTTTCCTCCACTGTCCCAGTCAGGGCAACCAGTTAGAATGGGAATTCCTCAGTTTTTCAGCTAATTGAAACAATTAGTATCAGGCCTCCCCCACATCCAGGTATCCAATCTGTCCTGGTCCCACTCAAATCTAGCAGTACTATCCTCAGGCTCATCATTCAATCATGAAAGATAATAAATGAACTACAAACCAATCACAACCTCCCTCTTCATGGTTTCTAGCTTCCAAACCTTTATCCATGCTGTGTCCCCTTCCTAATTCATTTCTATTCCCCACTGAGCAGTGAAGAAAGAGGCTTTtgtatattttctacttttatttgatAATAACAAACTGTATAAAAAGGGACAAGGAAGGCGGGGAGGCCCTGGATCTCCCCCTCTCTGCTTCCCCAAGCATCCCCCACCCCTAGGTCCCAGGAGGGACCACTCCCTTCCCGCCttgtggtggggtggggattgACAGGCAtggaaatggtgtgtgtgtgtgtttgtgtatgggTGTTGAGAGGGGTCAAGGATGGAGAGAGGGTCAAGAATTAGAGGGCCTTCCCTCATCACCCATCAGAGCTGGCACCCTGAGGAGGGGTCTTGAGGGAGCTTGTGATGGTCCACAGATGTGTCTCAGCCTATGAGACGGTAGAAGATCCAGCATCCAAAAGTGACCCAGTGACTGGCCCAGCTGAGCTCTGACCATTTGTGGACAGTGTATGCCATGCCGTAGCCCTGTGGGAAAGAGGTGATGGTTGGTCCCACTCAGCAAGAATAAAGATCTCAGGAAAACCCATCCTTTGCTCAAGGATGTTTCTGTGACTCCACTGCAACCCTGAGTGAGGCCCCAGAGAAGAGATTGAGTACATATGAAAGGTAAGCAGActtagtcttttttcttttgtgttttctcctattttaaaaatttaaatatgagacAAGGCGATCCCACTCTCTGACCTGTACTCTCCCTTATATATAAAGAGTTCCTAgaaattgagtttttaaaaagacagacatTAGCAAAGGAGGTGAGTAGGccattttcagaaaaggaaaaaaaatgaaatcgcTCTTAAACATATCAAAAGATACTCAGCCTCATGCATCATCCTTCCACTCAAACTGACAAACATATCTGTGAAGTGTGAGAGGCACTCTGTTATTGTTGTGACAAGCACGatcacacactgctggtgggagggTGAAAAGGTAACTTCTCCATTGCTATCAAGACTAGATCCTACAGTTCTGGCTGCTCCTCTGTGAATCCACATGGATGTGACGTTATTACTTGCTGTAGCATTACTTACTATAGAAAAGGAGTGGAAAATCACCTGGGTGTTCACTGATAAGGGACAAACTATATTATAtcacaatggaaaaaatgaatgaggatactctgtgtctttttaaaaaaattatttatttggctgtgccaggtgttagttgtggtatgcgggatctagttccctgaatggggatcaaacccaggcccattgcattgggagctcagggtcttagccactggaccaaggaagtccctactcTGTGTGTTAATGTGGGAAGTTTTCAGGAATTATGTGAAAAGAGCAACATGCAGCACAGTGTCATTCATGTGTTACCTTTAGGGTAAAAACCAGGGGGagggaattaaaaatatattttttatatctgcTTATTATGCTTATATTTTAGAAGAATAGTTCAATACAATGAACAAAAGTGGGTACCCATAAGAGGATGGATGTAAGACGGTAGGAATAAGACTTTCCCCTGAATATCTTGTACACTGTTTGGTGTCTGAACCATGCGATATgcattaactattttttttttttagctgtgccTTGAGGATTGCAGGAccttagtaccctgaccagggattgaacctgggccccagcagtgaaagtgccatgtgctaaccactggactgccagggaatttcctgtattaactattttttaaagttttaataaaaaaccaacaattttatttaaaaagaagcaaaacccaGATTTTACACATTCAACctgaatgaaaaatcaaaaattgttttttaatgacaaaatataaaacataaagttttattttcaattaaaaattgaacTAAGGGaattcctggtagtccagtggttaggactaggtcctttcactgtggtggcccagggttcaattcctggtcagggaactaagatcccgcaagatgcctggtgcggccaaaaaaaaaaaagagaagcaaaacctGGATCCTGTTAGTGCCATATAAATAAACATTactttcaaattgtttttcatttaaagagGAGTAAAATCTGGAATGTGCACACTCTACCTGAATAAAAACAGTATATACATTTTAACATACACTTTTAAAGTAGAATCCAGGATTTGCACAATCAATATAAGTAAAactatttttaacaaattaaataaagaaaacttgCGAGTTCTACCTAAGTAACAATATGATGaaataattaacttttaaaaaaggaaaactcagattttatattctatctatagaaaataaattttataagtaaaataaacatattttgcaCACTTTATCCAAGTAAAAGACCCAACAGTATCAATCAACCAGAGGGACAATGGGAGAGAAGGACAAAGGAGCAGTGGTTACACAAACTGGAGACACTGGACACAAGGTCCTCATGCCTTGTCCTCCACACCTTTGTTCTTATGGTTCTGATGAGCAGGTAGCACATCCCTGGGTGACCCCCAGCCCAGGGTCCCCCCATCCCCGGGCCACCTTACCTGTTCCTCTGTGGTGTCGTCCACATCAACATCAAACAGGGAGCCCAGGTAGGCTAGGTGGAAGATGGCCAGGGCCCCAAAGAACAGGTTTAAGGCTCGCACCCCCAGGCCCTGTGGAAGACAGATGGATAAGCCTGGCAGCTGGACCTAATCACTGTCCTCCAATCCCACCTGGGCAGGTGCTCCCGGGGaaacactctgctgctgctgctgctatgtcgcttcagtcatgtctgactctttgcaaccccatggactgcagcctaccaggctcctccgtccatagaattttccaggcaagagtactagagtgggttgccattgccttctccgagggaaacACTCTAGGCACAGGAATAAGGATGTCCAGGGCACCCCCCCTGCCAGAGTAGGAAAGAGATGGTTCTGATCCTCCTGGAGCTCAAGGGGTATCCAAGGATGAGGATACTGTTAGCTTGAGAATGTCCAAATTGGGGGAGATTCAAGCATtcaggcagaggaggaagagtGATGGGTGGGGCTTTGAGTTGGGGGTTTATGGTGATAAACATTGGCTGGCTGGTTAGAGGCAAATCTGACATTCTCCATACTTCTTGTTGccaaaagaatgaggaaaaaaaagacacaaaccaAAGCAAATCGCTACTATGACCTATAGGGCCCACCTCTCCCCCTCTGACTCACTCTGCTCAAGCCATCCTGGCCTCCTCACTATTCCTCAAATATTTCAGGCACTCTCCCATCTCGAAGCCTTTACTCTGGTTGTTCCCTTTGCCCAAAATGCTCCCCCTCCTTACCTCCTTCAGTTAAAGAACTCAAAAGTCACTTCTCCACTTAAACTTGAAACCACTCATCCCTGAtacttccctctccccttcccttatGTATTTTCTCCTTGGCACTAATCACAACCTAACAAGCTACTACACTTAActgacttattttttatttactgtcTCCCCTGTTAAAATGTTTGTCCCAGAGGGCTgaaattttggtttattttgttcatcactgtgtctccagcacctagaacaaTGCCGGGTACCAGGAGGTGTTCAACAGATGTTCATTGGGAAAATAAACGCTAGGTGGGTATACAGCAGTTGCTTGATACATTCTTATTAGAGAGATGGATGCCTGTGAATAGAGGTGAGGTTATGAACATGGTTCAGGACTGGAAGAGAAAGCTGGGCACCATGAGATAGATATaagatggaaagagaaataatttttaatggggGGAGTTGACCACAAGGCTGCCTAGGCTGAATCCTCACCAAGCGATGCTGGTGTGAACAGTCTGGTGGGCACCGTTTTGATAAGACGCAGGCACTGAGAATCCGAGCCAGGCGCTTTCGGAGAACTAGGGCAGATGCGGGGAAGGGGAAGGTAAGACTGTCAGGTTAGCCTCAGGTGACAGTGGTTCCAGCCCACCACCAACCAACACCAGCCACCCATCCCATCTGTTGGGTTGGGTTCTGCACTCACCATGCTCCACGTAAGTGATAAATGCCAGGGACAGCAGTACTGCAGCCAGGTGGAAGCTGAAGccctggggtggggttgggggcagtgAGGTGAGTGAGCAGGaggccccaccacccccacccagctACCATCCTGATCCCACTCTGCTCTGCTCACGTGCAAGAGGGCGCTTGCTGCATAGGTGACCAGCACGGCTGAGAAGGTCCCCAGGTGGAGAGCATTCTTGAAAACATCTacggggggtggggagaggtggggcAAGAGTCTCCTAAGCTTTTCCCCTGCCCTTCCTGGGGGGCCATTAGGGCAGGGTGAGGATACCCACAACCTCTCCGGGCCCCCAGGATGAAGTCTCTCTATAATGGCCTCCAATTTCACATTATCTAAAACTTAGCTCCTGATTATCCCTCCCAACCTGTTCCTCTTATAGTCTTTCCAAGTGTGGCCAATGTCAACTAAACCCTTCCAATTCATCAGGACCAAAAGCCTCACTATCACCTTTGATCTGCTTCTCCCCTGACTCTCATAACCAAACGCTTAGCATATTCTGTCAGTTCCAGCTTTGGAGTTTATCCAGAATTTGACTTCTCCATTTCCACTGCTGCCCTCCTCAACACCCTGTCTTTCCTCACAATAGCCAGAGAATCCTGTTACAACAGGCCAAGGCAGCCCGTGGCCCTCCTCTGCTCATACCCCTGCTCTGTCTCTCTCAGAGAAAAAGCCAAAGTCCTCCCCATGGCCAGAGAGACCCTATAGGACCAGGCTCTGTCACCTCTTAGACCTCACCTCCTGCCGCTCATCCCCTTGCTCCCTCTGCTCCGTCTCCTCACTGCGCCTCAAATGTGCCAGGTACACACCTGCCTCAGGGCCTGTGCACTGCTGTCGCTGCCTTCTGTTACATTTCTCCCATGCATATTTGCATTGATTGCTTTCTCACCTCTAGGTCTTTGCTCAGACTGGCTCCTCAGGGAGACTTGCTCTggttgatttatttaaaattgcatcTACTCCCACCCACACACCCCTAACACTCCCAGATCATCTTCAGCTTCTCTCTATTTTTCTTACCACAGCACATATCACCACCTGAACTactgtgtcttttttaaaattatactgctCCCCCCAACAAAAATGTCAACTCCACAAGGACAGAAGTTGTTTGGGAGGTTTTTTGGTCCCTACTATCTTCAACTTGTTGTATGAATGTGAAAAGGGGTGTGGGTTGACTGCCAACCCTCTTGGAGTGATGACTTTGTGACTCACAGTTATTTAGCCAATAAGACATGGGCAGGTTCCAGCTTGTGACAACTTCCACCATGGACCGGGGCAGCTCCACATTCAGTGGCTTAGAGACTGTCAGGTCCCTGTGGGCAAAAGAGACACGCAAACTTATTTGGGATTTAACCCACCTGAGAGTCACACTTTTGTTCTTAGTTGTTCCCTCCCCTGGGAGCATCCCCCCTCCTCCCTGATGCTCCTCTAGGCAGCACCCTGTGGGAGATGGagccccccagccctccccaccatTCCAGGTGATCCTTCTCCTCGGTGAAGCCGGCCCCTGCCAACGTGGCCGTGGCTTCGGACAGAAAGCCCACAAAGTAGTTGCTGAAGTGGAAGGAGACAGCACTCTCGTAGGCTCGCAGCCACCTGGGGGAAAAGGAGCCAGAGAGAGAGGCATCATGCCCAGGTCCAGGCGTGACACCCCCCAATTGCCAGCATCCCTGGCCCCACTCCGCAGACTCACCTTACCATGGTGCCCCTAGGGGTCAGGAAGgcagcagagaagaaaggaaagagagtcaGAGAGGCCCTGGAAGCTGGTCTGAGTTGTTCATTGACAAGACAGACAGAAACATGGCAGCAAAAGAGGTGACAGTCATGCTATGATAGTCACACACATCCATCCTTCCATGCTCTGTTGGTTAGTTTCAGGTGGCTCAAATTGATGTGTGAGCTGCTCTATGATATGACATGGTCCCACCGCCTCACCTGGCCAGACATCCAGACCCAGCCACTGTTAGAGGCTGATCTCACAGCTACATGGGCAGACACACATACTATCAGACTCCCAGCTCTCTGACCAGATTCAGTGACCATAAGACACACGGAAGTCCTTTAGTTAGGCTCAGAGATTGTCAAGCACCCAGTTATGTACACATAAACAATTCTACACTTAAGACAGTCATCCTGTCAGTTGTACAATCAGACATGGTCAAAGACAGGAAACATCTTCCACTGGAAAAAGCGTAGGTTCTGGATTCAGGCCTGGGATTAATGTCTGGCTGTAGTTGGGTGACAGTGGGCAAGTCATCCCACCTTTCAGAGCCTCATTCAGCATCAGACACAATCAGCAGCCAGTAAGGAGGGGAGAAGTTCATGTAATCAAAGAGCTGGATGAAATCCTAGTCACACCAGAGGTGGATGGTCAGTCCTGCCCCTCCGTTGGACAATACTGAAGAGCCAGAGAAGGCAGATCCATAGGCAGAAtcatcacagacacacacacaacatgccaCAGATCCATTCCCAGCCACAGTTAGAGACAAGCCAGGTTTAGCCTATCTAGTGACAGCTACATGCTCCCATCACAGACAACCgcacagccagccagccagccagaacTCCAGTCCCACACAAGGAGTCCCTGGCTGACAGGCAGAAACCCATACACACCTCTAGCCAGTGTCACAGACAGGTCAGCATCGCCAACCAACACATATCTGTTGCTCTCTATTGCACTCATATAACTTGATTCTAATGGTGGAATAGCAGAACAGATGGACAGACAGGTACAGTATGTAATGGAGTATCTACTGTACATGGAGTTATAGGGCCAATCATGGTCAAACCAAAGCCTCAGACAAACACTCAATCTCTGTCTAGTCACTGGGTAGATGATCAGACAGTCTCAGACTCACAGAACCAATCAGTTACAGACTATGCCCCCACCCCCGAGTCAGCCCCACTTGCCCTCAGCACCTGCCCTCATTTACCTGACTTTGCGTTTCTTGCTGTAGTAACAGAAGACAGATAGAAGCATTAAGAGACAAGCTCAGAGCTGGGGAGACCCCAggtccctccccaaccccctcacTGCCGGGCAGAGGCCTCGAAGGCTGTGCTCACTTGCGAAGGAGGCGGTCACCATCAAGGGGAATGAAGTACGGGAAGAGGTAGGGCCCCACACAGGTGGACAGCACAAGGCACAGCAGGGCCAGCGCCAGGCTCCGGGCCACCTTCTGCAGCCATCGGCGGCTCTATGGGAATCAAGGCTCCATGAACACTGCCTCATGGTGGCTCCCACGGTCCCTGCCCACCTGTCTACCCAGGGCCTCACCAGTGGGCGACCTTGGACGGCCTGTAGGTAGCTGTGGAAGGATATCCAGGGCCCGAACACGATGGTGCCCACGAAGTAGAGGTAGCCCATGAACTCCACAGGCGAGGGCACTGCGCCCACCTCGCCCCTGTCCAGGTCGAAGCCCAGAGACACCGCCTTCATGGCCACGATCATCTGGGCCCCTACATGTGGTGCCCATGGTCAAGTGGATGAGAAGAGAGCAGGTAGCCATGGGGGGATGTGGGGATCACCAGGTGAAAGGTGGTAGGAAAGAAGAGTGCAAGGGTGGAGAGTGGGCACAGGGTCAGACAGGCAGTTGAGCAGGTGGGCCCAGGACTGGCAGATGTTCTGACTCTATAGAGAGTCAGGCACGGACATGAGATGGGACAGAcagatggggtgggggaagaggcaTGGTAGAGAGAAACACAGACGTGAGGGGAGTCTGAGGGCTGCGTGTCCAGTGAGCTAGGCAGATGAGGGAGAAGCAtggggaaggaaagagacagGGTGGGGGGATTTAGGAGAGGTGGAGTGGGGCtggagggctggggcaggggacaGAGCCAGGGCTGCCTACCTCGCATCTTGTGCCATGTCACGGTATCCACCATGTGCATCTCACTGAGGAAAAAGGTGGTGATCTTGGCCCTATGACTCCCCTGGCCTCAGACACCGCAAAGGGGGGAAACCAAGGTGCAGAGACAGCATATTTTCCCTGCCCTGCACAACCTCATGGAGGAAGAGTTCTCCAgggctccctcctccagggggagcTCAAGTGCCACCTGTCCAGGGTAGCCCTCTGGAAAGAACAAGCCTCCCAGATTTCCACCACCTCCAGAAACATCCTATGCCCTCCCTGCCCTGGACAGTCTCATGAGGGGTGCCCTGgggacccacccacccccacccactctTCTGCTGATGGTACAGGGATGAAGACTCACGCCCATACCCCATAAGCAGGTAGATGAGGATGGTGACGGAGAGGAAGACACCCCGATGGGAAGAATGTCGGCAGAGGAACAGCACGAGGTAGCACAGGAGGCTGAGCAGCACGACCCAAACCATGTGCAGCTGGAAGAAGTGGTAGAGGCTGAAGAAGCCGCCTGCCACGGTGCTTGCATGCTTCAGGTAGGATGGCAACCCTTTgggtgaaagaaagagagaacatGATAGGGAACTAGAGGAGGGTTGGTAGAAGGGCAACCTGGGCAGAGTTTACAGCTCAGGCAAAGGCTTAGAGGTTGGAATGTGGTGGGATTGCAGGTGACACAAAGCAGGTTTTGGGGAGCTGGGGAGGCGGCTTGGGTTTAAAGAAAAGAGACATCTATAAAGGTCATTTTGGGAACCCTGGAGGAAATCTGAATAACTTATATTGGATAACACTATAGCATTGAGATTAAATTTCCTGAGGGGTGATGCTTTAGGCTATGGTTGTGGGGGGAAGATGTCCTTATTCTTGGGGGACACATGCAAGAGGATTTGGGGTGAAGTGTCAGCAGGTTATTCAAGTGATTCAGGAAGATGATCGAGCGATCGATAGAGCGAGCTAATGTGGCAGGATGTTGACAGTTGGAGAATCAGGTGATGCGTATATGAGTGTTCATTGTACTATTCTTTCAACTTAGCTTTGCAGtaactttgaaatttttcaaaatgataaacctggggaaaaataaaacatccatttaagataaaagaacaagaaaaaagaaagtgtagaACTTCTGAGTCTCAGATTTCCAAAATTCTCAGCATCCTATAAGAACCTTGGGGACTTGGAATCTTATCTTTTAGATAAAGGCATGCCCCGGTTTGTGGAAACATTTCAGAATCTTAGAATCCAGAAATCTTATTATGATTCTAGAAATCCAGAATGCCAGCATTTTGGAAGCATAGAATGTGAGAATTTCAACATGTCAGAATCCCCAAACCCCGTGACATGGTACTTTGGGATACATGGTACTTTCCATAGCCCTGTGACATGTGCATTTCAGAATTTTATAACCTTGGGATGTAGGCATTTCAAGACCCCAAGATTTAAGAACCTCAGCTTTCAAGAGTCCCAGAACCCAGGGATACTGAAAGGCATGGTTTGGCATGGCAGGATGAGACTTGGTGTGATGTAGCATGGGGTGGCCAGGTTAGTAGGATGTGGGGTGGTAGAGTGGGGCTTAGCCTGGTGTGATGTGGTAGGCTGGACACATAGGAGCCTGGTTTGGCAAGATATGGCAGAATAAAGTGGGCCTTGGTATGGATAAATGTGGCAGGTGTGATATGGCTTGGCATGGTGGCCCATGGTGGGGCAGGCACTTACCAAGCCTCCAGAGGAGGCGGCAGGCGAGGCATATGGCAAGGAGCAACCAAATCTGGTCAAGGCCCTGCTGGGCAGTAGGCAGGAGACAGCCCTGCAGCAGCTGCTGGAAAAATTCCTGGCGGCTGAAGGTGGCCATTGCGGACCCCCacggatggatggacagatggatagaCCTGCCAAAGGAGGGACACAGAGGAGGCTAGCTGGGATGTCCATGGGGCAGAGATGATGCTCAAGGGACGGATTTGAGCACTCAGATTTCAGTTTAGGGTATGGTGGGGGGGAAGGTGCAAGTGTCAGGTACATCAGACTGAGCCGtcaactgtgtgtgtatgtgtgtgtgtgtgtggggggagggggttgtcCCGGGTGCCCATACACAGCCTGTGACCTGAGGTGAATGAAGGATCTGTGTTCTTGTACGCTGGGAACAGTCCGGGTCCGATGGTGATTGAATGATGTACATTCTAGGCCTGTATATCAAATTGAAGGGCTCCCTGGTTTGAAAGGTAGAGTCACACTGTGTGGAGGGCAGAGCGCGAGATCCTGTGACACTCGGGGACCGTGTGCATCTCTCCTTGAACGGAGGTGGGGGGTGTCCTGTATCCCCCGcgcgccccatcccacccccacccggcCGCCAACAAAGCCCTTCCCAGGCCCGGGGGCTGCAGGGAGGTGGAGATGGCGGTAAGGGACACGGCAGAAGGGGGAGTTGGAAAGGTGATGGAGAAGGGGCCCTAGCATACGCACTGCAGACCCGCAAGGGGAGGCCGACTCAGGATGCAAGCTGGAGAGCCGAGCGTGCACCACCGGGGACCTACCTGGCAGTAAGGAAGCTGCGGTCCAAGGGGCTGGGGACGTGCCGCCGCCGCGTCGTCGCTGCCTCCTCCCGGCAGCCTCCCCCGCAGGCCGCAAGGCCGGGACCAGCTGCAGCTCTCAGGGCGGCGCGGTGAGCGGGCCCTTTAAATCCCGGGCCGGGCCGGTCGGCCAATAAGAGAACGGGAGCGGGGCGGGGACGAAGGAGGAGGGGAGCGGGAGGATTGAAGGAAGGAGCTGGAGGTTGAGTGGAGCAGGGCGCGGAGGGCGTAGGAGAGAGGCACGTTGGCTCCCGCAACTTTCCGACCTTTTAGTGTGCCAGTCCCTAAAGTGTCGTGTCGGGAGGTCTTCTGACCATCCAAGAAGAAACCGTCCAATCACCAAATTCCTAAACCGTGGAAGCCAAGATGGGaaagatgggggagggaggagagaaagcccGTTCCTCCACTCATCCGCTTCGCCCCTGAAACTGCCCACCCGCGCACGTCTTCGTGACACTGTTTTGCCCCcgtttcacagatgggaaaataaaCCGAGGTCTCTCCTTACCCATCCTTTGAGGGAACTATGGGAATTTCCAACCCTCCCCACCATCAGAGACCGGCCAGAAACACAAGTACTGACTGTGTCACTTGGGAGCACGAATTAGGCGCCTAGGCTTTCCCCTAGGGACTCCCAGTGAGCACTTAGCTTGTCATTGAGAACTGATTTGCAGGTTGACTTCCCCACCAGACTCACTCCTGCATTGAGGGTGACCCCAGCAACTACTGAGTATTTCCTATGAACCAGGAGGCTAGTACAGAGCACCgatttcccggtggctcagcggtaaagaatccgcctgcaatgcaggagacataagagacgcgggtttgatccctgggtggggaagatctcctggagaaggaaatggcaacccactccagtattctagcctgaaaaatcccatggacagacgagcctggcggactacagtccatgggctcctaaagagtcagacatgacttggtgactaactTAACAGTGTCCCCAACAATGGTTTGAATTTGGGC from Bubalus bubalis isolate 160015118507 breed Murrah chromosome X, NDDB_SH_1, whole genome shotgun sequence encodes the following:
- the PORCN gene encoding protein-serine O-palmitoleoyltransferase porcupine isoform X1, encoding MATFSRQEFFQQLLQGCLLPTAQQGLDQIWLLLAICLACRLLWRLGLPSYLKHASTVAGGFFSLYHFFQLHMVWVVLLSLLCYLVLFLCRHSSHRGVFLSVTILIYLLMGEMHMVDTVTWHKMRGAQMIVAMKAVSLGFDLDRGEVGAVPSPVEFMGYLYFVGTIVFGPWISFHSYLQAVQGRPLSRRWLQKVARSLALALLCLVLSTCVGPYLFPYFIPLDGDRLLRNKKRKVRGTMVRWLRAYESAVSFHFSNYFVGFLSEATATLAGAGFTEEKDHLEWDLTVSKPLNVELPRSMVEVVTSWNLPMSYWLNNYVFKNALHLGTFSAVLVTYAASALLHGFSFHLAAVLLSLAFITYVEHVLRKRLARILSACVLSKRCPPDCSHQHRLGLGVRALNLFFGALAIFHLAYLGSLFDVDVDDTTEEQGYGMAYTVHKWSELSWASHWVTFGCWIFYRLIG
- the PORCN gene encoding protein-serine O-palmitoleoyltransferase porcupine isoform X2, whose product is MATFSRQEFFQQLLQGCLLPTAQQGLDQIWLLLAICLACRLLWRLGLPSYLKHASTVAGGFFSLYHFFQLHMVWVVLLSLLCYLVLFLCRHSSHRGVFLSVTILIYLLMGEMHMVDTVTWHKMRGAQMIVAMKAVSLGFDLDRGEVGAVPSPVEFMGYLYFVGTIVFGPWISFHSYLQAVQGRPLSRRWLQKVARSLALALLCLVLSTCVGPYLFPYFIPLDGDRLLRNKKRKVRWLRAYESAVSFHFSNYFVGFLSEATATLAGAGFTEEKDHLEWDLTVSKPLNVELPRSMVEVVTSWNLPMSYWLNNYVFKNALHLGTFSAVLVTYAASALLHGFSFHLAAVLLSLAFITYVEHVLRKRLARILSACVLSKRCPPDCSHQHRLGLGVRALNLFFGALAIFHLAYLGSLFDVDVDDTTEEQGYGMAYTVHKWSELSWASHWVTFGCWIFYRLIG
- the PORCN gene encoding protein-serine O-palmitoleoyltransferase porcupine isoform X3; translation: MATFSRQEFFQQLLQGCLLPTAQQGLDQIWLLLAICLACRLLWRLGLPSYLKHASTVAGGFFSLYHFFQLHMVWVVLLSLLCYLVLFLCRHSSHRGVFLSVTILIYLLMGEMHMVDTVTWHKMRGAQMIVAMKAVSLGFDLDRGEVGAVPSPVEFMGYLYFVGTIVFGPWISFHSYLQAVQGRPLSRRWLQKVARSLALALLCLVLSTCVGPYLFPYFIPLDGDRLLRKWLRAYESAVSFHFSNYFVGFLSEATATLAGAGFTEEKDHLEWDLTVSKPLNVELPRSMVEVVTSWNLPMSYWLNNYVFKNALHLGTFSAVLVTYAASALLHGFSFHLAAVLLSLAFITYVEHVLRKRLARILSACVLSKRCPPDCSHQHRLGLGVRALNLFFGALAIFHLAYLGSLFDVDVDDTTEEQGYGMAYTVHKWSELSWASHWVTFGCWIFYRLIG